The Sphaerodactylus townsendi isolate TG3544 linkage group LG11, MPM_Stown_v2.3, whole genome shotgun sequence sequence GTCTCATGAATGTGTACTGTCTCAGtgaaagatgttagtacagtcagttgaggtacagtggtcaagaaaattgtatgcttccacattagaataaatatgaacaaatatgaaaattattattcattttaacgTTTTGCCTTagtaaaaacattattttgtgcattattcaaCATGGTATTGTGATACAAGATCATTTATAATTCACTGAacaactatcaccaatacttgcttGGATGGGAGGAatagggctaggtaggcactaagacccaggcaGAGAATTCTACCACAAAggaggtccagcatgttgagttctgtggcggaggaatatacaaccctactagcatattttttctgagacagactatcgTTACTTATTTGTTCAATTTCACTCTACCCTTTCCTGACAGCTACACTTGTTTTAATATACTAAATGTTGCCAAGATTGTCCCCCAGCTGGCCCTTTCATCTGGGCCTACCATTCAATGTGACTCGCCGCCCTTCCCCCTCTTTcccagggagaattttaaaagtggggttgattggacgcctctattattaccaTTGttactgttatcgctgttttaaaggtttttaataatttatttatacttatattttatgttgtacaccgcccagagccccttgggaatggggcggtataaaagtttaaacaatcaatcaatcaatcaatcaatcaatcaataagagAGATTAAAGTATATGCTACATGGATCAAATTACTGCCTGATGGTAGTGTACTAAAGTTTTTGTTTCTCTGCACAATCCAGTTGCCAGAATTTTATTTCTGATGTAAAATTTTAGAAACTACACATCAAGTTAACTAAAGCCTCAGGCTGCCACCTTATTTCCAAGCTTGTTTCTGCCTCTTTAATGGCAGCCTGGTGGCAGAAAGTGCactcaagttgcagttgacttacggtgtccctgcaggattttcaaggcaagagtgttCAGGGgcggtttgctattgcctccctGCATGTAGAAAAACTTGAACTACCTCAGAGgactctcatccaagtactaaccagggccaatcctgttagcttccaagattggagGCAATCTGACATATACAGAAAAGATGAGAAAGTACAAGAAAAGTTTAATTTCTTGTACGTCTGACTGCATGTAAACCTAAGTGGCACCCCTACTAAAACACTGCAAAATGACATTTCAATTTGTTTCAGAaagacaatttctttttttaaaaaagttattggCACTTCTCACTATACTTACCTCATCATCATCCATCACATGTTCTTTAGCGAATTCATACATCTCTTTTTGGAGTGTTGTTATGTTGTGATAGTGAACTGCTTCCTAGAAGGACAGCAACAAAGCTCCAGGTCAGATTAGTAAAATAACACTGCCTCAGCCTTCACAGTTCACACTGTTTTCCACATGCATGAAAGACGTGATCTACTTTCCCTGGAGCACTTTTTATAAGGCTGCAGAGACTAATGTCCTCTTGTGGAACAACATGCTCTTGTAGCTACAGACAGCAACAATCCTTCCATTTAACTCACAGGTCTAGGCTGGAAGTCTTCATCTGTCAGTCCCCATTTGTCTTTATGATACTGGTAGTAGACTAAATTCTGTTTCATCACTTCATCTTTCTGATCAAAGAGCATGTAACTAGCGACACACGGGGCTGCGTTCTTCAAATCATTCACTGCATTAATATAGAACAAAAGTCAGTTTCTCAAACGAATGTTATTGAGCAGCTAATACTTTAACAGTCtgaacacagatgtcatgctaaggatgtgtgtgtgtgttgtgtattCAAGTGCCTACATGCATATTTATATATTCTAATTTTGAAAATCTTACAGAACTACAAAATAGGATTATACAGACAGGCCTCAAAatctttttcctctctctccatcCTTCCACCTCCCATACAATGGTAATGCCAACATATATACACAAGTCAATGAATTGGATACAAACTAAATTTCCATCAGTGGAcaggaactttcctgcctccttccccactgAATCCCACTGATCTCCATAAAGTGCTGCTTCTGGgacggggaggtggggggcggggggatagaCTCTGAGGAAtgacatttggggtgggggggttgaagcAGGAATGGAGAATCAGTTTAAATTGTCAGTTTAGACTGGATCTAACCCAATATTAACATCTGCAGGGATATATTCCCAGCAAATACTGATTACCATAATTTGTGTCATTGGGGACAAATCTCCGCGCACAAGAAATGAGAAGTTCTTTATCACACAGAAAACTGATTCGAACTTTTCTGCATAATCAGAATCAAATGATAGAATGAGACAGGATGGCCAGGGGTGGTTCTCTTGGGAGGGTGGCAACACGTACACCCAGAGAAAGGTGAGGAATATTTATAACTAGCAGGGCtctaggcgggggggggggggagagagacaggatGGTTAGATCCAGTATTTTAAGTTTTCTGTGCTAAGGTGGAAATCTGTTAAATTTATAATCCTATTATGCACGGGCTCAGCTAGGAGGCAAAACTAGGATTTTCTTCGTTAGacaactgaaatgttttatttgcatgaaaCATACATCGAATGCATGTATTAAAAGTCGTTTTACAAAGTTAGTAACAATCCCATTCCAGTCTTGAGACAAAGCCCCTTACTTACACTTGTAATAGGCAAACTGCAAATAGTGGTACATGGTTGCCACAAATTTCTCCACTATGTAGCCTCCTATAACGGGTGTCAGATCAGTTTCACACTTCAATTTGCATTCTAGAACTTGGATATAATGATCTAAAAAACAATCAGCCATGTTCAAGGCATTAGACAGAATTTCAGAGTACTGACCAACATTTGTATGCTGTATAAATCAACCCCCAGAACTTCCAATTTGTTTGCCTCTTGTGAAACCAAGTTCAGAGAAACACCAATAACAGTAAAACATTTGAGCCAACAGCTGAGTAGCCTTGCCCAATAAAATTACTCTTGACTGTGGCGCCATCTATCGGTAGCAGCTGTCGAAGATTTCTTAAAGACCAATACGTCTAACCATTTTTAATCATGGTGTATTTATTGCTGTAGTTGAACAATATCCATTCAACTTACATTGCTGGCATCTCAtggttttggggtgttgtggggtttccgggctgtatggccatattctagtagcattttctcttgacgtttcgcctgcatctgtgggtggcattttcagaggatctgatggttttGTTTAGCAGTTCTCTTGGGAGGGTGGCAACACTTACACCCAGAGAAAGGTGAGGAATATTTATAACTAGCAGGGCTCTAGGCAGGGGGGCGAGTATACACATGGGGACTGGCTATGCTGGTGGCAGGTTGTCCTGGTTGCCTACTTTCTCTGCCCCCCTGGAGCTTCTCCAACTGCttcttccgccccccccccctcactccagggttgctctagtgcagtggtggcgaacctttggcactccagatgttatggactacaattcccatcagcccctgccagcatggccaattgtagtccataacatctggagtgccaaaggttcgccaccacggctctagtgctAAGCCTCAGTGCTGGTGCGGCCCTTTGGGCTTTGCAGGTGGGTTGTTAGGGTGGGAGGCCAGATGCCAGGGCcctggacagaaaggtggggttgGTTTTTGGGGTAGGGGAAGGGTGGTTGGAGGAATCGGAAGGTGGGTCGGAGGCAGTGGGGAGAGGATGGCTGGGGAATTGGAAGGTAGGTGGGAGAGAAGCTTGGTGGTACTTCCCCACCAGACTCTTTTGAGTGCAACAACGAACCCTCAACCACTGGGCATGCAGGAGAGGTTACTGTGCACCCACTGGCTGAGCGTTCGTCATTGTAACATTTGTGAATTATATAGGGTAAAAATATAGCTTATGGGCAAACATAGATAATGGAACCCTAACAcagtttttgattttttaaaaacaacttacAACGATGcaaaagcagcagtggggaagagGGTGCCTAACCCTTTTCCAACCTGCTGTTTTTTCACTCCAGATCAGTCTCCATGTCTTTTTCCATTGGCAAAGCTGAGAATTCACATTTACCTGCATTCTGCATCTGGCTGGTGAAAACCCTCTGGCATGAGGTGATTTGTTAGAGGGGGTGTAGGAAACCAAAGCAATTCTTTTTTGCTCAAAACCCCCTCTCTGAagtaattttccttttttaaaaaaaattctgacattGGGGTTCTGTCTCACATATTTATGTGTAATTAGCCATGAAATGGAATGGAACTAGTGATTGTTATCTAAATATCATTTTATTCCTCACTTTGCAGCCAGTCTTTATGTATTATGATACTGATTAGAATACCATGAAAGTTTTACCTCAGATCCAAATAGTTAATGATCTGACTCCACAAGTTACTTTCTTGTGTGAAACACTTTTTCTCAGTTCAGATTACCTTTCAGTCTTTCACCTTGTGGCTACTTGCTAGTATAGCATGATACCATTAGTTTAAACACAGAACATGatgttggtggggggagggggggaaggtaaATACAAAGAGGAGGAAAACTGGTAAATTTTGGAGACCACAAGATTTTCGGGGAatgagctttcaaaagtcaaagctttTCAAATATCAATGAAAGTATCAGATaatgactcttgaaagctcataccccgaaaatcttgttggtctctaaggtgctacaaaAATATAACAGTTCTGCTTCAGACCAACGTGACCATCCTCTGAAACTAGAGAACTGTGCAGCCATCTGTGACAGACAGCAGGtggccctgcccctgaagggaaaataagCCACTCAGATGACCCCATACAAGTGTCGCCTTCAAAATGGAGGATGAGACATTGGAGTGAGTGCAGGACAAAGTGGAGATGAGTTCTGCCTCTGAGAGAACTGACAACTCAGTTCTggttcaggaaaaagaaaagacaaaggcctgttctgcacagcaaatttagaccAGGTTGCAGCCCGGATAAACGGACCCGGCATAGCCCCgggccgttcgcatggctggCAGTCTTGTGGACAGGCAGCACATCGGCCAGGGCACACGCCTTTGCACCGAGgcgcttaaaaaaaaacctttaaaaaacttacctccctctgatgcatagctatgcaggcacacaTGCTCCTCCAGAGCCTTGCTGGAACCAGCAGTGACAGCATGGCTCTGCAAATAGGAGCcaggaggaaaacaaacaaaaagcacagCTACATAATGCCTTGCAGGTGCGGCTATTCACTCAGCTGCGGCTGAGtggtgtgttaaaacaaaagcaTTGCAGAAATtgtgattcttgtaaaacccaAGTTGGGAGTATAACATTGACTCACTTCAGGAGTGGGATCTATGCGAagtcccccccaacctgggttttatcccaccTTAACCCGTGTTTTTTGGCCTGggaagaaagggccagagtgaaaGATAGCACTACATAGTAGTGCtgtttagctctatctctgggtGAAAAAACAGTGCACAATTTTTTGGccagtctctggtgatgagcagaccttgtacaattaAGTCTGCCTCTGTAGAACCAGTCTTGATCTGTGTGATTATTTAGGCATGTCTGCATCTGTGTCAGCACTAGACATTTTGGGAGCCAATgaggtttagtggttaagagtggcggactctaatatTGTGAACcgtgtttgtttctccactcctcttcatgaagcctgctgggtgacctgggcagaatcacagttctctcagaactctctcagtcccaccaacctcacaatgtgtctgttgtgaggagggaaagggataatgatggtaagctgctttgatacgcCTTAAAGGGTagaagaaagtggagtataaaaatcaGCACCTTCTTTCTGCCTGTAtccttatttttttcttctttaacgTCAACCCTGATGAAGAATTCCGAACAACTGAAAGCCTGCACactgttttgtgttattttatgGCTAGCCTTATATTTCTACATGATGTAGTTGAAGTTTGGTTTGGACCGATATTGCTACGTGCAGCCCCTAGCACCATCAAGTATACTTTGAGTTcttacctcccctccccaccagcacTTCCGACAATCAGTGTTTCCAGAAAGGGAATCCAAAAGTAACATTCATCAAACAGGAGTATCTTAGGAGATGAAAGAAGCTTTCTAGAGTCCACCCCTCCAAATTTTAGGAAACAATCACCCACCTGCTACAGACAGATAGAACTCTTTAAAATCTGTGATCTCCCGTGAGACTTCACAAGCAGCTAAGCACTCTTCATAGGCTTTGAAGAAATCCGGAAGTGCCAGCTCCATATCTGTGATGGAAGTCCTCCAGTTCTCTCCATTGTATGCCCTCACAGCCCTGATAAACAGAGTCTgaggaaaccaggaaaaaaatcatGCAACATGGGTACTATGTTGGCTCTTTGATGCTCAGTGATTTGAAGACTGTGTCTTGTAAGACAAATTAACTGCACAAAACCCTCCTTGATGTAGAAAAGTGCATGAATTCAGTGCGTGACAGACAAGTCGATTTTATCACATGCAGCAGGAAACTAGTGTTGCTTCCAGCTAGCAATAAAAGGACATGTATAACTCCTAACATGTTACATGTGGGGATATAAGATTTATGTAAGGAAGGAATTTCCATAGATGATATTTTGTGTGAACAGCCCAGAAtgatatagcagttaagagcaggtggactctaatctgggaaccaggttggattgtccactccttcacatgacacgtggactctggtgaactggatttgtttccctaattTTGCACATGAAgtcttgctgaatgaccttgggctagtcacagtgtctcagaactctctcagccccactaacctcacaaggtgtcagttgtggagagaggaagggaaaggactttataagccactttgagaatccttataggcaaggtataaatccaaactcttcttctttccctcaaTAGTTACTATTATATCATCCTCACTCTTTCATGATGGAGAAAAAATCCAGATAAATGTAAGTAATAAATATTGAGGAATTAGAATCCATTTCAAACAGGATACTGTAGCTGATCAGCATACAAAGTGAGAAGGATATTGCCTTCCTATCTATCAAGATGAAAACATTCTATTACTCAAAGCTCTAAACATCTGTTGAGGTTCCTCAGTTTTGTTTGCCTTCATGAACATTAAAACTGAAGAGCTACACATGACAATGTAGTAACTAACACATCTGTTGTTGAAAGATGGCTCAAATGGGTCTATTCCTTGACCAGTATTGAATGCAACTTCCAATAAAGTATGGCTATGACTAGACTGTAAGAAGTACAGCAAGTGAGATGAGACAGTAATgacaagaatcatagagttgaatgaaaccccaagggtcatctagtccaacccccttccatgcaggaacacaccatcaaagaacttccagacagatggccatccagcctctgttaaaacaATCTCCAAacaaggagattccaccacccctGGAAGCATCattttccactgctgaacagctcttatcatcaggaaattcttcctaatgtttaggtggaatctcttttctcataggtTGAATCCATTATTCagtgtcctagcctctggagcagcagaaaacaaacttgctccctcttcaacatgacatgccttcaaatatttaaacatagctgtcatgCCACCTCTAACCTTCTCTCctccaaacatacccagcttcctaagtctgtCCTTacaggacatggaatccagacctttcaccattttggttgccctcctctggacatgctgcAGCTTGTGGTGCCCAGCCCAgattggacacagtattccaggtgaggtctgaccaatgcaaaatagagtggtACTACTACTTAcattgatctagacactatactcctattgaagcAGCCCAGAACCACATTGacttcttagctgccacatcacactgttaactcatgttcagcttgtggtctactaaggctcccagatccctttcgtatgtactgttgtcaaaccaggtgtcaccaatcctatttctgtgcatttttgCCTATGTATAGTACCTTACATctctctctgttgaaattcactttgttagttttggcccagctctaatctgtccaggtcactttgaattctgaccctgtcctcctGGATGTTAGATACCCCTCCTaatttagtgtcatctgcaaatatgattagcatgccctctattttatcatccaagtcattgataaaaaaatattgaataggatAAGGCccagcccaggacagaaccctgcagcaCCTCTGTAGTCACTTCTCTCCCGAATGAAGAGGAGTCAaaggtgagcaccctttgggttcagtcggtcaaccaattacaaatccatctagcattgtctagcccacattttactagcttgcaagaatatcacatGGGACCtagtcaaaggccttactgaaatcaaggaaaaaaatgtaaggTATCAGAAGCagctttactttttaattttattaaaaagatgaaATTAATAACAGTACAACAAAAACCATTAAACCACAAAAGGTTAAGGAATAAAGGGTAATGGGGAAGAAAGGTGCATTAGAGGGTTGCCGGGATAGTTCAGAGGCAGTTGAGGAATATGAGTAGGAAAGGGAACATACCTCGTATGACTTTGTTTCTAAATCTTTAATATAGTCTTCAGCATCAGGCAGGCTTTTGTAATATGCCATGTTCCTTTTCATCATCTCATCATCAGGGTGCTTCAGAAGAAATGTGTGTGCTGCCGCAATTGCTTTTGGAAAGTTATTTGCCTAGCCAAAAGATAAACAATACACATTAGAGTATCCCTTTTTAAAGGTAATTCATATGTCGTATGCTTTCCCCTCCTTCTAGagttttac is a genomic window containing:
- the LOC125441086 gene encoding cartilage-associated protein, yielding MWRRRLLLLRVASWLLLAGGSRAQYERYSFRSFPRDELMPLESAYRYGLDQYTGENWADSVSYLEVSLRLHRLLRDSEAFCHLNCSSVRMEEEEEEDQAGRLQPGRFQGFPELRYFGDLLRRAQCLKRCKQGLPAFRQSQPSREVLEEFQRREPYKFLQYAYFKANNFPKAIAAAHTFLLKHPDDEMMKRNMAYYKSLPDAEDYIKDLETKSYETLFIRAVRAYNGENWRTSITDMELALPDFFKAYEECLAACEVSREITDFKEFYLSVADHYIQVLECKLKCETDLTPVIGGYIVEKFVATMYHYLQFAYYKLNDLKNAAPCVASYMLFDQKDEVMKQNLVYYQYHKDKWGLTDEDFQPRPEAVHYHNITTLQKEMYEFAKEHVMDDDEGEVVEYLDELLELNGGTQ